One part of the Eucalyptus grandis isolate ANBG69807.140 chromosome 10, ASM1654582v1, whole genome shotgun sequence genome encodes these proteins:
- the LOC120288711 gene encoding uncharacterized protein LOC120288711: MKFFRSRTFEDAFRVIEAELNFFYDVLYTKAAVIHYLTGYIFRAISICSVIIAFALFHVLDKHGFHEYDIRITYALLHGAIGLEFVALSMLICSDWTIAFLGRYEEYRIGKTVIEFLVKLKSKSSSMPIFYSRWSKSIFQYNLIDSQLRRLPKWIEKPLHHISLKEFFNDLKSGRQEPYTDELGKLIFDVLIQMSYAVGDSDSIKKMCATRGKWALEKKEDWKDLLSFVSEVDYGESLLLWHIATELCYNKDENTNFYSKTRKKTSKILSDYMLYLMIKQPNMMSTVAGIGQIRFRDTCAEMHKFISEKFFAGSKTMESVCQSLLVVPTDVKPADVKGDRSKSVLFDACILAKELDKFEETKWEIVSEVWVELLVYAAIHCRPYNHAQQLSKGGELLTLIWLLTVHLGLSEQFQIVEGHARAKLLVEK; the protein is encoded by the coding sequence ATGAAATTTTTCAGAAGCAGAACCTTTGAGGATGCCTTTCGGGTCATTGAGGCTGAGCTCAACTTCTTTTATGATGTTCTTTATACTAAGGCTGCCGTAATTCACTATCTAACAGGGTACATTTTCCGAGCTATCTCAATATGTTCCGTCATTATTGCGTTTGCACTTTTCCATGTCCTGGACAAGCATGGCTTTCACGAATATGATATACGGATTACATATGCCTTGCTCCATGGAGCTATTGGCCTAGAATTTGTAGCTCTTAGTATGCTCATTTGCTCTGACTGgacaattgcatttttagggAGATATGAGGAATATCGTATAGGAAAAACCGTCATTGAGTTCCTCGTAAAACTCAAATCTAAAAGTTCATCGATGCCTATATTCTATTCTAGATGGTCTAAATCTATCTTCCAGtacaatttgattgattctcaATTGAGAAGGTTGCCAAAGTGGATTGAGAAACCCCTTCATCACATCTCTCTCAaggaattttttaatgatttgaagtCTGGACGACAAGAACCGTACACCGACGAATTAGGCAAACTGATTTTTGATGTGTTGATACAGATGTCATATGCTGTAGGAGATTCAGATAGCATAAAAAAGATGTGTGCTACTCGAGGTAAATGGGCtttggagaagaaggaagattgGAAAGACTTGCTTTCATTCGTCAGTGAAGTTGATTATGGCGAGAGCCTTTTACTGTGGCACATTGCCACTGAACTTTGTTACAATAaggatgaaaatacaaacttcTATAGCAAAACTAGGAAGAAAACCAGTAAGATTTTGTCAGATTACATGCTTTATCTTATGATCAAACAACCTAATATGATGTCTACAGTGGCTGGGATTGGCCAAATAAGGTTTCGAGACACTTGTGCGGAGATGCACAAGTTCATTAGTGAAAAATTCTTTGCTGGGAGCAAAACGATGGAAAGTGTGTGCCAAAGTCTTCTTGTTGTTCCTACAGATGTGAAGCCTGCTGATGTGAAAGGGGACAGGAGCAAATCCGTGCTTTTTGATGCATGTATACTCGCAAAAGAGCTGGACAAATTTGAGGAGACCAAGTGGGAGATCGTGAGTGAAGTGTGGGTGGAATTGCTCGTGTATGCTGCCATCCATTGCCGACCTTACAATCATGCCCAACAACTCAGTAAAGGAGGAGAACTTCTCACCTTGATTTGGTTATTGACGGTACATCTCGGCTTAAGTGAACAGTTCCAAATAGTCGAGGGTCACGCTAGAGCAAAGCTGCTTGTTGAAAAATAG
- the LOC104421862 gene encoding uncharacterized protein LOC104421862 has protein sequence MDETQSPGMIVVSLSLQVALIFLAPIRKRSSRRGIILLTWSAYLVADWVADYAFGLISKAQITAGTSNSEAAAYADLLAFWAPFLLLHLGGPDTITAFALEDNELWRKHLLNLLFQLGVAGYVFYQSLPSNKLIGPTILMFIGGIIKYIERTYALWLGSFSKFRDSLLASDDAGPNYAKLMEEYSSKKEANIPASIKMTPEPDMESPWMKLKAEKRKDQPRWTTEK, from the coding sequence ATGGATGAAACTCAATCTCCGGGGATGATCGTTGTGAGCCTATCTCTGCAAGTCGCTCTCATATTTTTGGCACCCATTCGCAAGAGGAGTTCACGAAGGGGGATCATACTACTCACCTGGTCAGCCTACTTGGTCGCTGACTGGGTCGCTGACTATGCCTTTGGACTCATTTCCAAAGCCCAAATCACTGCTGGTACTTCAAATTCCGAGGCTGCTGCATATGCTGACCTTTTGGCATTTTGGGCTCCATTTCTTCTGCTACACCTCGGAGGACCCGACACCATCACGGCTTTTGCGCTCGAAGATAATGAGCTGTGGCGTAAGCACTTGCTTAATCTCTTATTCCAGCTAGGCGTTGCAGGCTATGTATTTTATCAATCGCTGCCCAGTAACAAGCTAATTGGGCCAACCATCCTCATGTTTATTGGTGGAATCATCAAATACATAGAGCGAACATATGCGCTGTGGCTCGGAAGCTTTAGTAAATTCCGTGACTCCTTGCTCGCGTCTGATGATGCTGGCCCAAACTATGCCAAGCTCATGGAAGAATACTCTTCCAAGAAGGAAGCTAATATCCCTGCTTCAATAAAGATGACGCCGGAGCCCGATATGGAATCCCCGTGGATGAAGCTAAAAGCAGAAAAGCGAAAGGACCAACCACGTTGGACGACAGAGAAGTGA
- the LOC104421863 gene encoding aspartyl protease AED3 isoform X2 — protein MKQTLFLLSLAFLSFSIAHGLNPNRCDLPNQGSTLQVFHVNSPCSPLRPPEAMSWEDTVLQLQEKDEARLQFLSSSLVAKKSVVPIASGRQILQSATYIVKVQIGTPSQSMFMAVDTSNDAAWVPCSGCVGCSSSVLFDSAKSTSFKSLDCQASQCTQVSNPKCGGNTCTFNMTYGGSNLLANLSQDTFTLATDPIPGYTFGCIQTTTGTSLPPQGLLGLSRGPLSLLSQAQSLYQSTFSYCLPNFRSTNFSGSLRLGPVGQPKKIKYTPLLKNPRRSSLYYVNLIGIRVGSKIVDIPPSALAFNATTGAGTIFDSGTVYTRLVEPAYVAVRDAFRKRIGGSATVTSLGGFDTCYTVPIVAPTMTFMFDGMNVTLPQDNLLIHSTAGTTTCLAMASAPNNVNSVLNVIASMQQQNHRLLFDVPNSRLGVAREQCSS, from the exons ATGAAGCAAACccttttcttgctctcactggCCTTCCTCTCATTTTCCATAGCACATGGCCTGAACCCCAACCGGTGTGACCTCCCAAACCAGGGCTCAACCCTCCAGGTCTTCCACGTGAACAGCCCATGCTCTCCACTGAGGCCACCCGAGGCCATGTCTTGGGAAGACACTGTGCTCCAATTGCAAGAGAAGGACGAAGCAAGGCTCCAGTTCTTGTCCTCAAGCCTAGTGGCTAAGAAATCTGTGGTGCCCATTGCATCTGGGAGGCAGATCCTACAGAGTGCCACTTATATTGTGAAGGTTCAGATTGGGACTCCTTCTCAGAGCATGTTCATGGCTGTGGACACCAGCAACGATGCTGCTTGGGTCCCTTGTAGCGGGTGCGTGGGTTGCTCTTCAAGCGTTCTGTTTGATTCTGCCAAGTCCACTAGCTTCAAGTCCCTTGATTGCCAAGCTTCTCAGTGCACGCAG GTATCGAATCCCAAGTGTGGCGGGAACACTTGCACCTTCAACATGACATATGGAGGCTCCAACCTACTAGCGAATCTCTCGCAGGACACATTCACCCTAGCCACCGATCCCATCCCCGGCTACACCTTCGGTTGCATCCAAACAACCACGGGGACCTCTTTGCCGCCGCAGGGGCTCCTGGGCTTGAGCCGAGGCCCGTTATCGCTCCTATCCCAGGCCCAGAGCCTATACCAGTCCACGTTCTCGTATTGCTTGCCCAATTTCAGGTCCACCAACTTCTCCGGGTCGCTCCGGCTTGGCCCGGTGGGCcagcccaaaaaaataaagtacaCGCCGTTGCTCAAGAACCCAAGGAGGTCTTCACTTTACTACGTCAACTTGATTGGCATAAGAGTTGGGAGCAAAATTGTGGATATTCCACCAAGTGCACTGGCTTTCAATGCTACCACTGGGGCAGGAACCATCTTTGATTCAG GCACGGTGTACACTCGGCTGGTGGAGCCGGCGTATGTGGCGGTGCGAGATGCGTTCCGGAAACGAATTGGTGGGAGCGCGACGGTGACCTCGCTCGGAGGCTTCGACACCTGCTACACAGTCCCCATCGTTGCTCCGACGATGACCTTCATGTTCGACGGCATGAACGTGACGCTCCCACAGGACAACCTCCTCATCCACAGCACCGCTGGGACCACCACCTGCCTCGCCATGGCCTCCGCCCCCAACAACGTCAACTCCGTCCTCAACGTGATCGCCAGCATGCAGCAGCAGAACCATCGCCTCCTCTTCGATGTCCCTAATTCCAGGCTCGGCGTTGCCCGCGAACAGTGTTCTTCATGA
- the LOC104421863 gene encoding aspartyl protease AED3 isoform X1 — MKQTLFLLSLAFLSFSIAHGLNPNRCDLPNQGSTLQVFHVNSPCSPLRPPEAMSWEDTVLQLQEKDEARLQFLSSSLVAKKSVVPIASGRQILQSATYIVKVQIGTPSQSMFMAVDTSNDAAWVPCSGCVGCSSSVLFDSAKSTSFKSLDCQASQCTQKFQVSNPKCGGNTCTFNMTYGGSNLLANLSQDTFTLATDPIPGYTFGCIQTTTGTSLPPQGLLGLSRGPLSLLSQAQSLYQSTFSYCLPNFRSTNFSGSLRLGPVGQPKKIKYTPLLKNPRRSSLYYVNLIGIRVGSKIVDIPPSALAFNATTGAGTIFDSGTVYTRLVEPAYVAVRDAFRKRIGGSATVTSLGGFDTCYTVPIVAPTMTFMFDGMNVTLPQDNLLIHSTAGTTTCLAMASAPNNVNSVLNVIASMQQQNHRLLFDVPNSRLGVAREQCSS, encoded by the exons ATGAAGCAAACccttttcttgctctcactggCCTTCCTCTCATTTTCCATAGCACATGGCCTGAACCCCAACCGGTGTGACCTCCCAAACCAGGGCTCAACCCTCCAGGTCTTCCACGTGAACAGCCCATGCTCTCCACTGAGGCCACCCGAGGCCATGTCTTGGGAAGACACTGTGCTCCAATTGCAAGAGAAGGACGAAGCAAGGCTCCAGTTCTTGTCCTCAAGCCTAGTGGCTAAGAAATCTGTGGTGCCCATTGCATCTGGGAGGCAGATCCTACAGAGTGCCACTTATATTGTGAAGGTTCAGATTGGGACTCCTTCTCAGAGCATGTTCATGGCTGTGGACACCAGCAACGATGCTGCTTGGGTCCCTTGTAGCGGGTGCGTGGGTTGCTCTTCAAGCGTTCTGTTTGATTCTGCCAAGTCCACTAGCTTCAAGTCCCTTGATTGCCAAGCTTCTCAGTGCACGCAG AAATTTCAGGTATCGAATCCCAAGTGTGGCGGGAACACTTGCACCTTCAACATGACATATGGAGGCTCCAACCTACTAGCGAATCTCTCGCAGGACACATTCACCCTAGCCACCGATCCCATCCCCGGCTACACCTTCGGTTGCATCCAAACAACCACGGGGACCTCTTTGCCGCCGCAGGGGCTCCTGGGCTTGAGCCGAGGCCCGTTATCGCTCCTATCCCAGGCCCAGAGCCTATACCAGTCCACGTTCTCGTATTGCTTGCCCAATTTCAGGTCCACCAACTTCTCCGGGTCGCTCCGGCTTGGCCCGGTGGGCcagcccaaaaaaataaagtacaCGCCGTTGCTCAAGAACCCAAGGAGGTCTTCACTTTACTACGTCAACTTGATTGGCATAAGAGTTGGGAGCAAAATTGTGGATATTCCACCAAGTGCACTGGCTTTCAATGCTACCACTGGGGCAGGAACCATCTTTGATTCAG GCACGGTGTACACTCGGCTGGTGGAGCCGGCGTATGTGGCGGTGCGAGATGCGTTCCGGAAACGAATTGGTGGGAGCGCGACGGTGACCTCGCTCGGAGGCTTCGACACCTGCTACACAGTCCCCATCGTTGCTCCGACGATGACCTTCATGTTCGACGGCATGAACGTGACGCTCCCACAGGACAACCTCCTCATCCACAGCACCGCTGGGACCACCACCTGCCTCGCCATGGCCTCCGCCCCCAACAACGTCAACTCCGTCCTCAACGTGATCGCCAGCATGCAGCAGCAGAACCATCGCCTCCTCTTCGATGTCCCTAATTCCAGGCTCGGCGTTGCCCGCGAACAGTGTTCTTCATGA
- the LOC104421864 gene encoding hydroxyproline O-arabinosyltransferase 3 isoform X1 has translation MTGRRNTGSASVPLLVLLSLGFFFATYNLQTIIWHNIAIMRSAVDDSNRKLLSDPILEMPDDMQKQKTSGSPFHVALTATDAPYSKWQSRIMYYWYKKKKDLPGSEMGGFTRILHSGNRDNLMDEIPTIVVDPLPAGLDRGYIVLNRPWAFVQWLEKATIEEEYILMAEPDHIFVNPLPNLADGGYPAAFPFFYIKPAENENIIRKFFPQENGPVTNVDPIGNSPVIIKKDLLKKIAPTWMNVSLRMKDDSETDKAFGWVLEMYAYAVASALHGVRHVLRKDLMLQPPWDLQTAKKFIIHYTYGCDYNLKGELTYGKIGEWRFDKRSYLRGPPPRNLSLPPPGVPESVVTLVKMVNEATANIPNWDTE, from the exons ATGACTGGGAGAAGGAACACTGGAAGTGCTTCAGTGCCACTGCTGGTTCTGTTGTCTCTTGGGTTTTTCTTTGCTACATACAATCTTCAAACTATAATATGGCACAATATAGCAATCATGAGATCGGCAGTGGATGATTCAAACAGGAAACTCTTATCCGATCCCATTCTTGAGATGCCTGACGATATGCAGAAGCAGAAAACCTCAGGATCACCTTTTCACGTTGCTCTGACAGCTACAGATGCTCCATATAGCAAATGGCAGAGTCGCATTATGTACTACTGgtataagaagaagaaggacctGCCTGGCTCCGAGATGGGGGGATTCACTCGGATTTTGCATTCGGGAAATCGTGACAACTTGATGGATGAGATTCCTACTATTGTTGTGGATCCTCTACCTGCGGGCTTGGATAGA GGATACATTGTATTAAATAGACCGTGGGCCTTTGTACAGTGGTTGGAGAAGGCTACAATTGAGGAAGa ATATATTCTAATGGCGGAACCTGATCATATATTTGTAAATCCTCTACCTAATTTGGCTGATGGAGGATATCCTGCTGCTTTCCCTTTTTTCTACATAAAACCTGCAGAGAATGAGAATATCATCCGGAAGTTTTTTCCTCAGGAGAATGGTCCTGTGACCAATGTTGACCCAATTGGGAACTCACCTGTAATCATTAAGAAG gATCTGCTAAAGAAGATTGCTCCTACATGGATGAACGTTTCTCTAAGAATGAAGGATGATTCTGAAACTGATAAAGCATTTGGATGGGTACTGGAAAT GTATGCTTATGCTGTGGCATCTGCTTTGCATGGTGTTAGGCATGTCCTCAGGAAAGACTTAATGCTACAG cCTCCATGGGATCTTCAAACTGCAAAGAAGTTTATCATCCACTATACTTACGGATGTGACTACAACTTAAAG GGTGAACTAACATATGGCAAAATTGGAGAGTGGCGATTTGACAAGAGATCATACTTACGTGGTCCTCCGCCTAGAAATCTTTCCTTGCCTCCTCCAGGGGTTCCTGAAAGTGTA GTTACTCTTGTGAAGATGGTAAATGAAGCTACTGCAAACATTCCTAACTGGGATACAGAGTAG
- the LOC104421864 gene encoding hydroxyproline O-arabinosyltransferase 3 isoform X2, with translation MTGRRNTGSASVPLLVLLSLGFFFATYNLQTIIWHNIAIMRSAVDDSNRKLLSDPILEMPDDMQKQKTSGSPFHVALTATDAPYSKWQSRIMYYWYKKKKDLPGSEMGGFTRILHSGNRDNLMDEIPTIVVDPLPAGLDRGYIVLNRPWAFVQWLEKATIEEEYILMAEPDHIFVNPLPNLADGGYPAAFPFFYIKPAENENIIRKFFPQENGPVTNVDPIGNSPVIIKKDLLKKIAPTWMNVSLRMKDDSETDKAFGWVLEMYAYAVASALHGVRHVLRKDLMLQPPWDLQTAKKFIIHYTYGCDYNLKGELTYGKIGEWRFDKRSYLRGPPPRNLSLPPPGVPESVVSYSCEDGK, from the exons ATGACTGGGAGAAGGAACACTGGAAGTGCTTCAGTGCCACTGCTGGTTCTGTTGTCTCTTGGGTTTTTCTTTGCTACATACAATCTTCAAACTATAATATGGCACAATATAGCAATCATGAGATCGGCAGTGGATGATTCAAACAGGAAACTCTTATCCGATCCCATTCTTGAGATGCCTGACGATATGCAGAAGCAGAAAACCTCAGGATCACCTTTTCACGTTGCTCTGACAGCTACAGATGCTCCATATAGCAAATGGCAGAGTCGCATTATGTACTACTGgtataagaagaagaaggacctGCCTGGCTCCGAGATGGGGGGATTCACTCGGATTTTGCATTCGGGAAATCGTGACAACTTGATGGATGAGATTCCTACTATTGTTGTGGATCCTCTACCTGCGGGCTTGGATAGA GGATACATTGTATTAAATAGACCGTGGGCCTTTGTACAGTGGTTGGAGAAGGCTACAATTGAGGAAGa ATATATTCTAATGGCGGAACCTGATCATATATTTGTAAATCCTCTACCTAATTTGGCTGATGGAGGATATCCTGCTGCTTTCCCTTTTTTCTACATAAAACCTGCAGAGAATGAGAATATCATCCGGAAGTTTTTTCCTCAGGAGAATGGTCCTGTGACCAATGTTGACCCAATTGGGAACTCACCTGTAATCATTAAGAAG gATCTGCTAAAGAAGATTGCTCCTACATGGATGAACGTTTCTCTAAGAATGAAGGATGATTCTGAAACTGATAAAGCATTTGGATGGGTACTGGAAAT GTATGCTTATGCTGTGGCATCTGCTTTGCATGGTGTTAGGCATGTCCTCAGGAAAGACTTAATGCTACAG cCTCCATGGGATCTTCAAACTGCAAAGAAGTTTATCATCCACTATACTTACGGATGTGACTACAACTTAAAG GGTGAACTAACATATGGCAAAATTGGAGAGTGGCGATTTGACAAGAGATCATACTTACGTGGTCCTCCGCCTAGAAATCTTTCCTTGCCTCCTCCAGGGGTTCCTGAAAGTGTAGTAA GTTACTCTTGTGAAGATGGTAAATGA